TGCAAGAAGATTTATCCCATCCCTTCTATTGGGCAGCGTTTACGATGATTGGCAGTCCTTGGTAAACCATATCAACCCATCATATCAACTCAGATTCCATAAAATCTATAAATTCCAAAATATTTCGAGACTGTCCGGGTTCCACATTTGTCTCCGAGCCAAGATGAATATGATGGGGAAAGTTGGATAAATCGGGAAAATGCTTGACACTATCCCAGCGTTTTCTCAGAACTTGTTTCGATGCATCCATCCATTGGTAACGATAATCTAACGTTAAGAGCTGGTTATCTTGAAGTGTGAATGATTCAGCAATTTCCAAGAAATCAGTGTTAATTAGGGTCAATCTTGCCCGAAAATAGCCCCGATTGAGTAGAATTCGTTCATCGATAATCTCAGTAACCGCAATGATTGGACTGCCAGATATTTTTTCCTTAACGTCGGCAATATATTGCTCTAAGCTCATAAATATTAAGATGTCTTAATTTGTGCTGATGTCAACATCTCATGATAAGTATTCCATTCAAAAAAATCACTCGAATCTTTAAGATTTCCTGACTGAAATTGAAGATAAAAAACATCGGAAGACATCTGGTATTTATTTTCAAATCCTTTGATTTTATTTTCTAAATCTTTGATTTGTTTGGAGAGAGAGTGTGGGTCTGTGGCGATCGCTGTTTTTTCTGGCATTGAATAGCGCTTTTTTAATAGCTCGATAAAATCTAATAGTAAGGTTTGCGCTTCTTCCGGCAATTGATTAATGTCGGTTTGGATTTGTTCGAGATTAAGCATCATCTTTTCCTCAATACAGATTTTTATTTTGCCCGATCGCTACCACCATGATATCGCAGAGGTTGGGGGCAGGTTCACAAAAAGTATTTGCGAGCAATGGAGGATACAGCACTTTGCGCTTTCATAAGGTATAACACAACAGATCCCCATAACGCCTCCAAGGATTTGACCCACCCCTGGCTCCAAGGAGGGGAAAAAGAGATGCAGTGCATAACAGTGAAAACTGCTGTATGGTTCACCTGCCTCTACAGTCGGTTTTTGGGTTTGGTTGTACCGGTTTTTAATGGGTTAAAATTGATAGCTGAAACTAAAGTGCAATCCGTCATCTTGGAGATTATTACCGCGATTATCTAAGTCAACGATGGGGTAGCCGTAATCTAGGCGAAAATTCAGATTTGGTACGGGTTGCCAAACCAGTCCCAGTCCAGCGCTGGCTAAGAAATTTTGCTCGGGCAATTGATTGGGATTATCTCCATGATTCCAAACTGCTCCCATATCGACGAACGGAATTAACTGCAATACAGAGACATCTTCAGCATTGCGAACCACGGAAATCCGGTCTTCCACAGACAAGCGAAATCCATTATCGCCCGATCGCGCATTTTGGCGATAGCCCCGCAAGTTTTGGCCGCCCCCAATGACAAACTGTTGAGATGGCAATAAACTATCGGGGGTGAGCTGTAAATTACCATTAACAATCAACAAATGGCGTTCTCCGAACCGTTGCAACCGTTGCACTTGTCCCAACCAACTGAAAAAATTACCGTCGGGAATGGGGTCGGAGTTCGAGGTCGCATCGAATAAACCGGTACCGAGACTAAATTGCGATCGCAAAGACCAAACTCCTGCGGTATCCCGATAAGTATAATCTTGACCGAACTTAAACACGCTGGTACGAGAACTACCATCCTCATCCGGGCCAATGCCAAACCCAAAGGGGTCGTCAAACAAAAAGGTTTGTCCTTGTTGATGAGCAAAACCGACAGAAAGGGCAAATTCTCGATCTAGCCTTCTCGCGATGGGTTGGCGAAAACTGACTTCATACAATTGGGAATTGCCACTAATATCCAAATCGTCAAAAGGAGACTCGGTAATCCGGTTCCAAGTGGGGGAAATACGCAAGGCCACCGTGCCATCTTTCGCATTCACCGGAAGGCGATAGTTAACATCTAAAATATCAGCCCCTCCTGTAGTCGTTCGACTGTAGGACAGACTAATTTCATCTCCCCGTCCCGTTAAATTCCGATAGCGCAAAGCCGTACCAAAGCGCTCCGAACCAACGCTGGGGGGAGAATTATTATCAAAAAACACAATACCGCCAAAGGGATTGGTTTCGCTCACTTGCACTACTAAGACACTTTGTCCGATTTCCGTTCCAGGACGTATACTGGCTTCCACGCGATCGAATAAAGGATTAGTTTGTAACAAGCGCAATTCTTCTTCTAACCGAGATGAATTCAACGGTGCATCGGCGGCCGCAGCAATCCGACGGCGAATATAATCGGGATGAGTGCGATCGTTGCCTTGAATGTCAATGCGTTCGATACTACCTTCAACAACGCGAATTTGTACAATACCATCGGTAATGGGTTGATCCACCAGTAAAGCTCTGGATGTCAAATATCCGCGATCGAGATACAGTTGGGTAATGTCTTGGGCGGCTTGTCTTAGGTCTTCGAGAGTCACCGCGCGCCCTTCCAACGGTTGAATAATTGGAGCGAATTCATTGGTATCGAAGATAGTACTGCCGATAACTTCAATGCGAGCGAGAGGAAAACTCACTCCAGGTGCTGGGGGTTGCGGAGTCACTTCTGCAGGAGGTGGAGTGAGCACCGGTTCTTCCTGGAGGGTTTCCGGAAGGGGTTCTGCGGGAGCCGGTTGCGGAAAGCGATCGCGACTCGGATCGGCCGAAGGAATGGGCGGAGATTGAGGAGCAGTTTGAGCTACAGGGGAACCTTCGCGGTTAACCCGGTTGGGGCGATCGGCGAACGCTGCTCGATCGCAAACCAGCGAAGAAAGAGGTAAAAGAGGGACTAGAGTCCACCAAAGTAGAGTATATCTGTATTGTTTTTTCAACACTTTACTCTGAAACGCTATGTTCCTGACAAACATAAGCGGTCTACTCCTCACACTTAATTTGATTAGTCATCAGTTTACCAGTACGTAGCGTTATAATTAATTACTCGAAAAAATGTCACAAAAAAATATTCCTCGCTCCGCTTATCTCCACATTCCCTTCTGTCGCCGTCGCTGCCATTACTGCGATTTTGCCATATTAGCGATTGGCGATCGCCGTTGGGGCGATGATTCTCCCAAAATCCACGAGTATCTGCATTATCTAATTACAGAGATCGAACAAACTCCCGATCGCGGTTATCCCTTAGAAACGGTATTTTTCGGTGGAGGCACTCCGTCTCTACTCAGCGTGGCACAGTTAGAGAACATTTTAACCGCGATCGATCGCCAGTTCGGACTCTCCAGGGATTGCGAAATTTCGATGGAAATGGATCCGGGAACCTTCGATCTGGCTAAGTTACAGGGATTTTTGACGTTAGGGGTTAACCGAATTAGCTTAGGAGTGCAGTCTTTTGACGATCGCCTGCTACAACTGTGCGGGCGATCGCACGATCGTCAGGATGTGGAGCAAGCGATCTCTTTTTTGCAGCAAACAAATGTCGATAACTTTAGCCTAGACCTGATTTCCGGTTTGCCCGAGCAAACTGAAGAGCAATGGCAAACCACTCTCGAAACCGCGATCGCGATCGGCCCGTCCCACTTATCAATCTATGACTTAATTATCGAGCCAAGCACGGTCTTTGAGGGCCGTTACCAACCGGGAATCAGTCCCCTTCCGAGCGACGACAGTGCCGCTCAATTTTATCAGCTCACTTCACAACTTTTGAGACAATCGGGCTACGATCATTATGAAATATCGAACTACGCGCGATCGGGATATCAATGTCGCCATAACCGCGTCTATTGGCAGAACCAGCCTTACTATGGATGGGGTATGGCAGCAGCCAGTTACCTCAACGGCATCCGATTTACCCGACCCCGCACCCCAAGTGCCTATTATCAATGGCTGCAAGCAGGAGGAGCTATTGATACTCCTCCAACCTCATCCACCGAACAATTCCTAGAAACGTTAATGCTCGGAATGCGTCTTGCAGAAGGCCTCTCTCTAGAGACCTTAACTCACCACTTTGGTCGTCCTCTCTTGGATAGATTAGGTTCCTGCTGGTATCCCTACTATCAACAAGGATGGATTGCCATTAACACCCCGAATGGACAGCCCTGGCATTCAGGAGAACCGCTCCCATCAGAGGGACAGATCTACCTGAGTGACCCAGAAGGCTTTTTATTTTCTAACACAATTCTCGCCCAGATGTTTTCGGCGATTGAGGCTGAAAGCTAGGAAAAACCAGGGTTGCGATCTCCAAATCTAGAGATTATGTACCTCGTTTCAGTGCCGCTTCTACCTGACGCAGCTCCTGATTCAGCCGTTTTTTCAGCTTTTCGGGAATGGGACGATTGGGATAGGAGCTATAATGGCCGGCTAAACTATTTAAAGCAGTACGCATTGTCGTAAACGATGTTAACGTTAACACCGACTTATCTCGGCGGTATCGGGATGCATATTGATTAATCAGTTCTCTCGCTTCAGCCTGAGCTTGAGCTTTGTCAGGGGAATCATCGGGCAGTTCGATCGCCGTCCGCAGACCGTCCACCATTTTTAAGGTATCCTGAGAGTAGTTTCCCGTAATTAGGGCAGAATTGCTCGAACAGCCGACCAGACCGATAATTGCTACCAAAACCAAGGGTAACAATCGAGTAAAAAAGCGCTTCATAAGAATCGTCGAAAAAGATTGTAGTTT
The Roseofilum casamattae BLCC-M143 genome window above contains:
- a CDS encoding toxin-antitoxin system TumE family protein, translating into MSLEQYIADVKEKISGSPIIAVTEIIDERILLNRGYFRARLTLINTDFLEIAESFTLQDNQLLTLDYRYQWMDASKQVLRKRWDSVKHFPDLSNFPHHIHLGSETNVEPGQSRNILEFIDFMESELI
- a CDS encoding ShlB/FhaC/HecB family hemolysin secretion/activation protein; this encodes MKKQYRYTLLWWTLVPLLPLSSLVCDRAAFADRPNRVNREGSPVAQTAPQSPPIPSADPSRDRFPQPAPAEPLPETLQEEPVLTPPPAEVTPQPPAPGVSFPLARIEVIGSTIFDTNEFAPIIQPLEGRAVTLEDLRQAAQDITQLYLDRGYLTSRALLVDQPITDGIVQIRVVEGSIERIDIQGNDRTHPDYIRRRIAAAADAPLNSSRLEEELRLLQTNPLFDRVEASIRPGTEIGQSVLVVQVSETNPFGGIVFFDNNSPPSVGSERFGTALRYRNLTGRGDEISLSYSRTTTGGADILDVNYRLPVNAKDGTVALRISPTWNRITESPFDDLDISGNSQLYEVSFRQPIARRLDREFALSVGFAHQQGQTFLFDDPFGFGIGPDEDGSSRTSVFKFGQDYTYRDTAGVWSLRSQFSLGTGLFDATSNSDPIPDGNFFSWLGQVQRLQRFGERHLLIVNGNLQLTPDSLLPSQQFVIGGGQNLRGYRQNARSGDNGFRLSVEDRISVVRNAEDVSVLQLIPFVDMGAVWNHGDNPNQLPEQNFLASAGLGLVWQPVPNLNFRLDYGYPIVDLDNRGNNLQDDGLHFSFSYQF
- the hemW gene encoding radical SAM family heme chaperone HemW codes for the protein MSQKNIPRSAYLHIPFCRRRCHYCDFAILAIGDRRWGDDSPKIHEYLHYLITEIEQTPDRGYPLETVFFGGGTPSLLSVAQLENILTAIDRQFGLSRDCEISMEMDPGTFDLAKLQGFLTLGVNRISLGVQSFDDRLLQLCGRSHDRQDVEQAISFLQQTNVDNFSLDLISGLPEQTEEQWQTTLETAIAIGPSHLSIYDLIIEPSTVFEGRYQPGISPLPSDDSAAQFYQLTSQLLRQSGYDHYEISNYARSGYQCRHNRVYWQNQPYYGWGMAAASYLNGIRFTRPRTPSAYYQWLQAGGAIDTPPTSSTEQFLETLMLGMRLAEGLSLETLTHHFGRPLLDRLGSCWYPYYQQGWIAINTPNGQPWHSGEPLPSEGQIYLSDPEGFLFSNTILAQMFSAIEAES
- the psb27 gene encoding photosystem II protein Psb27, whose translation is MKRFFTRLLPLVLVAIIGLVGCSSNSALITGNYSQDTLKMVDGLRTAIELPDDSPDKAQAQAEARELINQYASRYRRDKSVLTLTSFTTMRTALNSLAGHYSSYPNRPIPEKLKKRLNQELRQVEAALKRGT